A stretch of the Lactuca sativa cultivar Salinas chromosome 9, Lsat_Salinas_v11, whole genome shotgun sequence genome encodes the following:
- the LOC111901673 gene encoding probable protein phosphatase 2C 75 has protein sequence MGTESSRPFRYLLYILQQKEIVFTFRTSVKDDGKFSIFTDRRPFSMKRVYGSRRSVMRPIDEDVDSPDKSRERRRRRIEMRRRLALVSPVAGTGTDNLDAPKSPAVELVNENAEPSASNKETPVSSPAPLYGSISVVGRARDMEDEISVQPNFCRPEINGYRPVHFFGVFDGHGGHHVSALCKENMHVIMEEELMRVRTTGDKSTGEDVEELWRTSINRSFERMDEMAMALCQCNGIENSKMCRFHPQLSLVGSTAVVLLLTDEFIIVANCGDSRAVLSRSGKAVPLSFDHKSDREDERERIEASGGRILFAGNGARVEGVLAMSRAIGDRFLKQVVISEPEYTFTRRESEDMSLILASDGLWDVLSSELSCEVVRKCQQEDEKCKMGMVAQRAAGGGGGGGGGGQVYASRSATASAAALLVRLAMGRRSNDNISVIVVDLRKGESKKERVNSVG, from the exons ATGGGCACCGAGAGCAGCCGCCCCTTCCGTTACCTCCTTTATATCCTTCAGCAAAAGGAAATTGTTTTCACTTTTCGAACCTCTGTTAAAGATGATGGTAAGTTTTCAATATTTACAGATCGCCGGCCATTTTCAATGAAGCGGGTGTATGGCAGTCGGAGGAGCGTGATGCGGCCGATCGACGAGGATGTTGATTCACCTGATAAATCCCGGGAAAGACGTCGACGTAGGATTGAGATGAGGAGGAGGTTAGCTTTAGTTTCCCCTGTCGCCGGAACCGGAACTGATAACTTGGATGCTCCAAAGTCACCCGCGGTGGAGTTGGTGAATGAGAACGCCGAGCCGTCGGCTAGTAATAAAGAAACGCCGGTGTCTTCACCGGCACCGCTGTACGGGTCGATATCGGTGGTTGGTAGGGCGCGTGACATGGAGGACGAGATATCGGTTCAGCCGAACTTCTGCCGGCCGGAGATAAACGGTTACAGACCGGTGCATTTCTTCGGTGTATTCGATGGCCACGGAGGGCATCAC GTGTCTGCATTGTGTAAGGAGAACATGCACGTTATCATGGAGGAGGAGTTAATGCGCGTGAGAACCACCGGAGACAAGTCAACCGGAGAAGATGTGGAAGAGCTATGGCGGACATCAATCAACCGGAGTTTCGAGAGGATGGATGAGATGGCGATGGCGTTATGTCAATGCAACGGGATAGAAAACTCGAAGATGTGTAGATTCCATCCGCAGTTATCTCTGGTAGGATCGACGGCGGTGGTGTTGCTTTTGACAGATGAGTTCATAATCGTCGCTAACTGCGGCGACTCACGCGCCGTCCTCAGCCGTAGCGGAAAAGCCGTACCACTCTCCTTTGACCATAAG TCTGATCGGGAAGACGAACGTGAAAGAATCGAAGCTTCCGGTGGCCGGATCTTGTTCGCCGGAAACGGGGCACGAGTTGAAGGTGTTCTTGCTATGTCTCGAGCTATAG GGGACAGATTTCTGAAACAAGTGGTAATATCGGAGCCGGAGTACACATTCACGAGAAGAGAATCAGAGGATATGAGTTTGATATTAGCTAGTGATGGATTGTGGGATGTTTTATCAAGTGAATTGAGTTGCGAGGTAGTTCGTAAGTGCCAACAAGAAGATGAAAAATGTAAAATGGGGATGGTGGCTCAAAGGGCGgccggaggaggaggaggtggtggtggtggtgggcagGTGTACGCATCTCGAAGTGCCACCGCATCGGCGGCGGCTTTACTGGTACGTCTTGCTATGGGACGGCGGAGCAATGATAATATAAGTGTGATTGTTGTTGATTTAAGAAAAGGTGAAAGTAAAAAAGAGAGGGTTAATAGTGTAGGGTAA